In the genome of Rhodoplanes sp. Z2-YC6860, one region contains:
- the rfaE1 gene encoding D-glycero-beta-D-manno-heptose-7-phosphate kinase, with translation MFNFEKRFAEISQQSVLCIGDLMLDAFVYGDVTRISPEAPTPVIRVGHEEIVVGGAGNVARNIASLGSDALFVAVVGDDMQGQDLQQALTSKGTGISAKLVVDKMRPTTRKLRFVSEHFSTHLLRADWEVTTPVEAKTEAALIKHALALLPRAGAVVLSDYAKGVLTPKLIRAVIDEANKLGKAVVVDPKGIDYSIYRGATIITPNRKELAEAAHLPVGSLEEAAAAAKALMKQVGSKAVLVTLSEEGMLLCVRGQDPVHVPAYSVRVKDVSGAGDTVAAVLAVMLSAGADFESAVRAANAAASVVVGKSGTATVGPAELRARILPSATLASEEKIVEDWDDIDVHLAEWRAEDLRIGFTNGVFDLLHPGHIKVLAQSRAACDRLVVGLNSDASVKRLKGPKRPIQSERARAEVLAGLEAVDLVIIFTEDTPLELIKRVKPTVLVKGGDYKPDQVVGRELVEKLGGKVVLVDLVQGYSTTRIVEKSRAQKRR, from the coding sequence TGCTCGATGCGTTCGTCTACGGTGATGTCACGCGTATCTCACCGGAGGCGCCGACGCCTGTCATCCGCGTCGGCCATGAGGAGATCGTGGTCGGCGGCGCCGGCAACGTGGCGCGCAACATCGCGAGCCTCGGTTCCGATGCGCTGTTCGTCGCGGTCGTAGGCGACGACATGCAGGGCCAGGATCTGCAGCAGGCGTTGACCAGCAAGGGCACCGGCATCTCGGCCAAGCTCGTGGTCGATAAGATGCGGCCGACCACGCGCAAGCTGCGGTTCGTGTCGGAGCATTTCTCGACACACCTGCTGCGCGCCGACTGGGAGGTGACGACACCGGTCGAAGCCAAGACCGAAGCCGCGCTGATCAAGCATGCGCTGGCGCTGTTGCCGCGCGCCGGCGCCGTGGTGTTGTCCGATTACGCCAAAGGCGTGCTGACGCCGAAGCTCATCCGCGCCGTGATCGACGAGGCGAACAAGCTCGGCAAAGCGGTGGTGGTCGATCCCAAGGGCATCGACTATTCGATCTATCGCGGTGCGACGATCATCACGCCGAACCGGAAGGAACTCGCCGAGGCCGCGCATCTGCCGGTCGGCTCACTGGAGGAGGCCGCGGCCGCCGCCAAGGCGCTGATGAAGCAGGTCGGCAGCAAGGCCGTTCTGGTGACGTTGAGCGAGGAAGGCATGCTGCTTTGCGTGCGCGGCCAGGATCCGGTTCATGTGCCGGCCTACTCGGTGCGCGTGAAGGATGTCTCGGGCGCGGGCGACACGGTCGCGGCTGTGCTCGCCGTGATGCTGAGCGCGGGTGCGGATTTCGAATCCGCGGTGCGCGCCGCCAACGCCGCGGCGTCGGTGGTGGTTGGGAAAAGCGGCACCGCGACCGTCGGGCCTGCCGAATTGCGTGCGCGCATCCTGCCGTCGGCGACGCTCGCTTCCGAAGAGAAGATCGTCGAGGACTGGGACGACATCGACGTGCACCTGGCCGAATGGCGCGCCGAGGACCTGCGCATCGGCTTCACCAACGGCGTGTTCGATCTCCTTCATCCCGGTCACATCAAGGTGCTGGCGCAGTCGCGTGCCGCCTGCGACCGGCTTGTCGTCGGACTGAACAGCGATGCCTCGGTGAAGCGGCTGAAAGGCCCGAAGCGGCCGATCCAGTCCGAGCGCGCCCGCGCCGAAGTGCTGGCGGGTCTCGAAGCTGTCGATCTTGTGATCATCTTCACCGAAGACACGCCGCTCGAATTGATCAAGCGGGTGAAGCCCACCGTGCTGGTCAAGGGCGGCGACTACAAGCCCGATCAGGTGGTCGGGCGCGAACTCGTCGAGAAGCTCGGCGGCAAGGTCGTTCTTGTCGACCTGGTGCAGGGTTACAGCACCACGCGCATCGTCGAGAAATCGCGCGCGCAGAAGCGGCGCTGA
- a CDS encoding DUF3617 domain-containing protein has protein sequence MSLLCRLLATAAIVCWASHAFADGIQPGLWKIISRMEANGAMSPPQQSSKCFTAEQARDLVKTFSPAPMTINSECGELESSLDGNRLKWRLVCTGQLNMEITGDYTFREGTQYAGIVRNTASMSGMPTSDSVTTLYAERVSDCP, from the coding sequence ATGTCGCTCCTGTGCCGTCTGCTGGCGACCGCTGCCATCGTATGTTGGGCGTCGCACGCGTTTGCCGACGGCATCCAGCCGGGGCTGTGGAAGATCATCAGCCGCATGGAGGCCAACGGTGCGATGAGCCCGCCGCAGCAATCGTCGAAGTGCTTCACTGCCGAGCAGGCCCGCGATCTCGTCAAGACATTCTCACCCGCGCCGATGACGATCAATTCGGAATGCGGCGAGCTGGAATCGAGTCTCGACGGCAATCGGCTGAAGTGGCGGCTGGTCTGCACGGGCCAGCTCAACATGGAGATCACCGGCGATTATACGTTCCGCGAGGGGACCCAATATGCCGGCATCGTGCGCAACACGGCATCGATGAGCGGTATGCCGACGAGCGACTCGGTGACCACGCTCTATGCAGAGCGGGTGTCGGACTGTCCTTAG
- a CDS encoding FkbM family methyltransferase: MAVHPSQEQEERLVRDFFGGDDSGFYVEVGANHPTEGSQTWHLEQIGWTGVLVEPQPDLAAFLVTERKSAIVFPVACTSPENAGQVMSLHVDGARSGLNRERMAPGAKTDHVIAVQTKTLDTILGEAQAPAPIDLLSIDVEGHELEVLSGFNFQRWQPLLILIEDHVGTLQTHRFLKARGYRLIRRLGNNGWYVSSEANAQPAIGDRFEILRKYYLALPFRMLRNWWRQMRLLYGNMWAGR; this comes from the coding sequence GTGGCCGTTCATCCGTCGCAAGAGCAGGAAGAGAGACTGGTCCGCGATTTCTTCGGCGGCGACGACAGCGGATTCTACGTCGAGGTGGGCGCCAACCATCCGACCGAAGGCTCGCAGACCTGGCATCTGGAGCAGATCGGCTGGACCGGCGTGCTGGTCGAACCGCAGCCCGATCTCGCGGCATTCCTGGTGACCGAGCGCAAGAGCGCGATCGTGTTTCCGGTGGCCTGCACCTCGCCGGAGAACGCCGGGCAGGTGATGTCGCTGCATGTCGACGGCGCCCGCTCGGGGCTCAACCGCGAGCGCATGGCGCCGGGCGCGAAGACGGACCACGTCATCGCGGTGCAGACCAAGACGCTCGACACCATACTGGGCGAGGCGCAGGCGCCGGCGCCGATCGATCTGCTTTCGATCGACGTGGAAGGTCACGAGCTCGAGGTCTTGAGCGGCTTCAACTTCCAGCGCTGGCAGCCGCTTCTGATCCTGATCGAGGATCATGTCGGCACCCTGCAGACGCATCGGTTTCTGAAGGCGCGCGGCTACCGGCTCATCCGCCGGCTCGGCAACAACGGCTGGTACGTGTCGTCGGAAGCGAACGCACAACCGGCCATCGGCGACCGTTTCGAGATCCTGCGCAAATATTATCTTGCGCTGCCGTTCCGCATGCTGCGCAACTGGTGGCGTCAGATGCGTTTGCTCTATGGGAACATGTGGGCGGGGCGATAA